The following are from one region of the Quercus robur chromosome 1, dhQueRobu3.1, whole genome shotgun sequence genome:
- the LOC126731471 gene encoding uncharacterized protein LOC126731471, whose product MAGEPRKRNPNLYCHYHQDHGHTTDNCRNLWDHLEQLVREGKLKQLLHHSSGRASQAGSEVRGDASLRLPLGTINVIFAAPGRTGSCPSRVLSVSRSPAEDHSQALKRAKVRVPLILGFSDEDMVGTIQPHEDALVVTLRIGEYDVRRVMVDQGSAMDVMYPDLYKGLGLKPEDLTTYNSPLVSFEGRLVTPKGLIRLPVQSGTDVMEVVHPIHIMIG is encoded by the coding sequence atggcggGAGAGCCTAGGAAACGCAACCCGAACTTatactgccactatcatcaggatcatgggcaCACGACGGATAattgcaggaatttatgggaTCACTTGGAACAATTGGTCCGTGAAGGGAAATTAAAACAACTCTTGCATCACTCCAGTGGAAGGGCGAGCCAAGCAGGTTCAGAGGTGCGTGGGGACGCTTCATTAAGACTCCCTCTGGGTACGATTAACGTTATCTTTGCGGCCCCGGGAAGGACTGGATCTTGCCCCTCCAGAGTATTGTCGGTGTCCCGATCCCCGGCCGAGGATCATTCCCAAGCATTGAAGAGAGCCAAGGTGCGTGTCCCCCTGATTCTAGGCTTTTCAGATGAGGATATGGTTGGGACCATACAGCCCCATGAGGATGCTTTGGTGGTAACGTTGAGAATTGGCGAGTACGATGTCAGAAGAGTGATggttgatcagggtagcgctATGGATGTGATGTATCCAGACTTGTACAAGGGGCTAGGTTTGAAGCCAGAGGACTTAACAACCTATAACTCTCCTCTAGTAAGTTTTGAGGGAAGGTTGGTCACTCCCAAAGGACTAATCAGGCTGCCCGTGCAATCAGGTACGGATGTGATGGAGgttgtacacccaattcacaTCATGATAGGTTAG
- the LOC126732657 gene encoding uncharacterized protein LOC126732657, translated as MEEGPTAQCPGEGPNDDAKKFYKMVDDVDKPLYEGCTKFSIFSAIVVLFQLKTLCGWTNKSFTLLLQVLMDMLPSDAKLPKDHYEAKKIVRDLGLGYEKIHACPNDCMLFWKQNVNLEACPCCKASRWKTNEASVASKHASSSKGKKKAAKILRWFPLKPRLQRLFLSPYLASSMKWHVNGRTDDGVMRHPADSDAWKIFDSKHLHFSSDPRNVRLGLAADGFNPFRIMSTSHSTWPVMLVPYNLPPWLCMKRSSLILSLVIPGPTSSGIAIDVYMEPLVEELRELWDVGVQAYDASSKEVLQLCAALMWTINDFPAYAGLSGWSTKGELACPSCAVQTESRYLRNGRKFCYMGHRRWLDVDHDFRKDGMSFDGSIDTRLAPEPPVTSDIIVETEHLLGRCLGRKCQLAYKKRKRREADQSGWKKRSIFFTLPYWEDHKLRHNLDVMHIEKNVMDNILSTLLNLKDKTKDNYKARLDLADMGIRSELHLQRKSDDRYTIPAACFHMTSSEIDGFFKF; from the coding sequence ATGGAAGAAGGTCCAACTGCGCAATGTCCGGGTGAAGGTCCGAATGATGACGCCAAGAAGTTTTACAAGATGGTAGATGATGTAGACAAACCTTTATATGAAGGTTGtacaaaatttagcattttctcAGCCATTGTCGTGTTGTTCCAGTTGAAGACTCTGTGTGGTTGGACAAATAAGTCATTTACTCTGTTGCTTCAAGTCCTGATGGATATGCTTCCTTCAGACGCTAAGTTGCCAAAGGACCATTATGAGGCTAAGAAGATAGTTcgagatttgggtttgggttatgagAAGATCCATGCTTGTCCCAATGATTGTATGCTGTTTTGGAAGCAAAATGTTAACCTTGAGGCGTGTCCTTGTTGTAAAGCTTCAAGGTGGAAAACAAATGAAGCATCTGTTGCTAGTAAGCATGCTTCATCCAGTAAGGGGAAGAAGAAAGCTGCGAAGATCCTACGGTGGTTCCCCTTAAAGCCAAGATTGCAGCGACTATTTCTGTCACCCTATCTGGCTAGTTCTATGAAATGGCATGTTAATGGTCGTACTGATGATGGGGTAATGCGGCATCCTGCTGACTCAGATGCATGGAAAATCTTTGACAGTAAGCATTTACACTTCTCATCTGACCCTCGTAATGTCAGACTTGGATTAGCTGCGGATGGGTTCAACCCCTTCAGAATTATGAGTACTAGTCACAGTACGTGGCCTGTCATGTTGGTCCCGTACAATCTCCCACCTTGGCTGTGCATGAAACGGTCATCTTTGATTCTATCATTAGTTATTCCTGGTCCTACCTCGTCAGGGATTGCTATAGATGTGTACATGGAACCGTTAGTAGAAGAACTAAGGGAGTTATGGGATGTTGGAGTACAAGCATACGATGCATCATCAAAAGAAGTATTACAATTGTGTGCAGCATTGATGTGGACCATAAATGATTTTCCTGCATACGCAGGTTTGTCGGGTTGGAGTACCAAAGGTGAGTTGGCGTGTCCTTCTTGTGCCGTTCAGACCGAGTCTCGATATTTGAGAAATGGTCGCAAATTCTGTTACATGGGACATCGGCGATGGTTGGATGTTGACCACGATTTCCGCAAAGATGGTATGTCATTTGATGGATCTATTGATACTCGATTGGCTCCTGAACCACCAGTCACATCTGACATTATTGTGGAAACTGAACATTTACTTGGACGTTGTCTGGGTAGGAAATGTCAGCTTGCTtacaaaaaaaggaagagaagggaGGCAGACCAGAGTGGTTGGAAGAAAAGGAGTATATTTTTTACCTTGCCTTATTGGGAGGATCACAAGTTGCGACACAATCTTGATGTGATGCATATAGAGAAGAATGTGATGGACAATATACTAAGCACACTGTTGAACTTGAAGGATAAAACGAAGGATAATTACAAGGCACGCCTTGACTTGGCGGACATGGGGATAAGGAGTGAACTCCACCTACAACGAAAAAGTGATGACCGGTATACCATACCGGCTGCATGTTTTCATATGACTTCATCGGAGATAGATGGTTTCTTCAAGTTTTGA
- the LOC126717682 gene encoding uncharacterized protein LOC126717682 yields MVHLVMHLAAEAKIGGPVHYRWMYPIERYLSRLKSYVRNRAAPEGSIAEGYIVEECLTFCSRYMEGVETIFNRPTRMIEESTGVVSIMTLNNKEWTQAHRYVLFNSENINRFREMHKRLIEDELRKGHNRNVSDAIIYKHHMEKFCTWFGGHVMSLTGADKEREGVSDTLVALSKWPYIYVKRFKHYVINGLKFRSVNDEANRKTQNSGVSVATDGGNTYYGILSDIIELNYSDNIKHVLFKCKWVHDQHRRGYRTDEFGFPMVNFTHFIHGGDKMIDEPYVLASQATQVFYVEDKRHKDWYAVVKTKARDVFDAGVGPQREEDDIYSFSENVPYNISSNEVVSDNLRWARDDLEGMTIDASIIAERDLHGVNNEDEFIDDESDNEDDNKDEYTEDE; encoded by the exons ATGGTACATTTGGTCATGCACTTAGCTGCTGAAGCTAAGATTGGTGGTCCAGTGCACTACCGTTGGATGTATCCCATTGAGAG GTACCTCTCACGTCTTAAGTCTTACGTACGAAATAGAGCTGCTCCGGAAGGGTCTATTGCTGAAGGATACATAGTAGAGGAGTGCTTAACATTCTGTTCACGGTATATGGAAGGAGTGGAAACTATATTCAATCGACCCACCAGGATGATTGAGGAGTCAACGGGGGTGGTTTCGATCATGACATTAAACAATAAAGAGTGGACCCAAGCCCATCGCTACGTTTTATTCAATTCTGAAAACATCAACCGCTTTCGTGA GATGCACAAAAGATTGATAGAGGATGAACTTCGAAAAGGCCACAATCGTAACGTTTCCGATGCCATTATATATAAGCACCACATGGAGAAGTTTTGTACTTGGTTTGGGGGTCAC GTGATGTCCCTCACTGGTGCTGATAAGGAAAGGGAGGGAGTTAGTGATACCCTTGTTGCATTGTCCAAATGGCCGTATATTTATGTAAAGCGGTTCAAGCATTATGTAATAAATGGcttaaaatttaggagtgtAAATGATGAGGCAAATAGGAAAACGCAGAATAGTGGAGTTAGTGTGGCTACTGATGGGGGCAATACTTACTatggtattttaagtgatataATTGAGTTGAATTATTCTGACAATATCAAACATGTGTTATTCAAGTGTAAATGGGTTCATGACCAACATAGGAGAGGATATAGGACTGATGAATTTGGGTTTCCTATGGTAAACTTTACACACTTCATACATGGTGGGGATAAAATGATAGATGAACCATACGTTTTGGCATCTCAAGCTACACAAGTTTTTTATGTGGAAGATAAAAGGCACAAGGATTGGTATGCTGTTGTCAAAACTAAAGCTAGGGACGTGTTTGATGCTGGTGTTGGTCCCCAACGTGAGGAGGATGACATATATAGTTTTTCTGAAAATGTTCCCTACAATATAAGTAGTAATGAGGTTGTGAGTGACAACCTTCGTTGGGCTCGGGATGATCTAGAGGGAATGACAATTGATGCCTCCATCATTGCTGAAAGAGATCTTCATGGAGTAAACAATGAAGATGAGTTTATTGACGATGAGTCTGACAATGAAGACGACAACAAGGATGAGTACACCGAGGATGAGTAG
- the LOC126717697 gene encoding uncharacterized protein LOC126717697, with protein MGKKRRLPVVEVGEGPSSSRQRGEELQAAHTSDAGSQPTGKERDHPLTIVQVGQGSSRSRDIMQEELRAAYDAEHARWEEGDDYDDDETQPPSAGDLVQETAPSNDGRAEDSVRESPISNNINKKRGITLMQRIWALPPNKKLVCGLNGSKQPVGESGQTFKRWLGTLCICRNYCPLMPATWTHVDRKCKENAWVEIEKKWIIDPEIISPANQMNWAMHLLGELRRNRRSKLKKKMLPKRCVKRRCLSK; from the exons ATGGGTAAGAAACGCCGATTGCCAGTTGTAGAAGTCGGCGAAGGACCCTCGAGTTCACGACAGAGAGGGGAGGAGCTGCAAGCCGCCCATACTAGTGATGCTGGGTCACAACCCACAG GAAAGGAGAGGGACCATCCATTGACAATTGTGCAAGTTGGCCAAGGTTCATCACGCTCACGAGACATCATGCAGGAGGAGTTAAGGGCCGCCTATGATGCTGAGCACGCAAGATGGGAGGAAGGAgatgattatgatgatgatgagacaCAGCCGCCTTCTGCAG GCGATTTGGTCCAAGAAACCGCACCATCCAATGATGGGCGTGCAGAAGATTCAGTTCGGGAATCCCCAATatctaataatataaataaaaaacgtgGAATAACGCTAATGCAGCGTATATGGGCTCTTCCACCGAACAAGAAACTTGTATGTGGGTTAAATGGGAGCAAGCAACCGGTTGGGGAAAGCGGGCAAACATTCAAAAGGTGGTTGGGCACCTTATGCATCTGCCGCAACTATTGCCCACTTATGCCTGCTACTTGGACGCATGTCGACCGTAAATGCAAAGAAAACGCTTGGGTAGAGATAGAG AAAAAATGGATCATTGACCCAGAGATTATTAGCCCAGCTAATCAAATGAACTGGGCAATGCACTTGTTAGGAGAGTTGAGAAGAAACCGAAGaagtaagttaaaaaaaaaaatgctacccAAAAGATGCGTTAAAAGAAGATGTTTATCAAAGTAA